One genomic region from Gossypium hirsutum isolate 1008001.06 chromosome D13, Gossypium_hirsutum_v2.1, whole genome shotgun sequence encodes:
- the LOC121225096 gene encoding nuclear transcription factor Y subunit B-3: MVDSDTESGGGPNNASNADLSSPKEQDRFLPIANVSRIMKKALPANAKISKEAKETVQECVSEFISFITGEASDKCQKEKRKTINGDDLLWAMTTLGFEDYVEPLKVYLQRFREMEGEKTAVARDKDAPLAGGVGAAAPAGSSGMYGMMVHQQHQGHVYGSGGFHQMGQGPR, encoded by the coding sequence ATGGTGGACTCAGACACTGAGTCGGGAGGAGGTCCAAACAACGCATCCAACGCAGATCTTTCTTCCCCGAAAGAGCAAGACAGGTTCTTGCCAATCGCTAACGTTAGCAGGATCATGAAAAAGGCTTTGCCCGCCAACGCCAAGATTTCCAAGGAAGCTAAAGAGACCGTCCAGGAATGCGTGTCGGAGTTCATCAGTTTCATCACCGGGGAAGCCTCCGATAAGTGTCAAAAGGAGAAGCGGAAGACCATCAACGGTGACGATCTGCTGTGGGCCATGACTACCTTAGGTTTCGAAGATTACGTCGAGCCTTTGAAGGTTTACTTGCAGAGGTTTAGGGAGATGGAAGGGGAGAAGACCGCCGTAGCACGTGATAAAGACGCGCCTCTTGCTGGAGGCGTCGGTGCTGCTGCTCCTGCTGGTTCTAGTGGGATGTATGGGATGATGGTACACCAGCAGCATCAAGGCCATGTGTATGGTTCTGGTGGGTTTCATCAGATGGGCCAGGGCCCAAGGTAG